A stretch of DNA from uncultured Methanobrevibacter sp.:
ATATTTCCAAAACACATAAAAAGAACAATGAAAATAGAACAAGGACTTTTAAGAAGATTCATGCTAAAACTAAATCATTGGAACATAAAAAATAAAAAAGAAAAAAATCACACAAGTTTTTGAAAGTGCCGTAAAAAATATTATCATAAAATATTTAAAGTTAAAAAATTATCTTACGGAAATATAATGGCGATATTATGAAAAATATCATAGTTGTTGAATGCATATCCACTGGAAAAAATTTTATAGGAGACATAATCAACAGAGGTTATAATCCTGTTGTGTTGCATTTAAAAGATTCAGATACCGAAGATGGGAAGAAATTTGGAGAACATGTCAAAGAGGAATATAAGTTGATTCCTTATGAATTTGACATGATTTATGAAAAGGACACATTTGAGGAAACTCTTGAAGAAGTGAGGAAGTTCAATCCTCTTTTGATTGTTCCGGGCAATGAAAGGGGAGTTGTTTTAGCAGCAAAACTGACACATGAATTAGGCATTTTGGGCAATTCAATCGAAAACCTTGATGCAATGACATTGAAAAATAAAATGCACAACAGATTGGCTGAAAGGGGGCTTCGATCAATAAAAGGAAAAGTTGTTCATAATTTAGATGAAGCATTGGAATTTTATGACAGTGAAAACCTAGATGAAGTTGTTATTAAACCTACCTACAGTGCAGGTTCAGCAAGCGTGCGAATTTGTGAAAATAGAAATGAAATGATTAATTCAATCAACCAGTTATTTGAAAATGTCAATTATTACGGGGACGAAATATCTGAACTTTTAATTCAAGAGAGAATAAACGGTACAGAATACATTGTAAATACTGTAAGTCATAAAGGTATTCCTCGTGTCACTTTGGTCTGGAAATACAACAAAGTCAAAACATCAGAAGGAGCCATTGTCTATGATTCCTGTGAAACTGTAAATGACTTGAGTCTTGGTGAAGCAGAAATGGTGGAATATGCTTATAAAGTTGCCGATGCATTGGAAATTCAATACGGCCCTGTTCATGGAGAATATATGATTGATGAAAAAGGCCCTGTTTTAATTGAAGTCAATTGCCGCCCCTGTGGAGGAGGCATGTCTGCAGAGTTCCTAGACAGAATTTCTGGCCAGCACGAAACAGATAGCATTCTTGATTCCTACTTAAAACCAAAATGTTTCTATGATCAAATGTATAAGAGATACAAATTATATGCTCATGGTACCTTGAAATTCTTCATCACTCCGAAAAACATGAATGTTCGCTCATCCCCAATAGTTAACATTGAAAAAAAATTAAAGGCGTTCCATGAAAGTAGCCTGATAAATGCAACTTATCCGGACATGTTTTTCCATAAAACTGAAGATTTAAATACAGCTGCAGGATATGTCTTCTTGGTTAATGAAAATAAAGACAAAGTGAATCATGATTTAAACTTCTTAAGGGATGTTGAGAGAAATGCATTTTCATTAATTCTAAGTGATGATGCTAAATATCCCGAATTAAAAGATGATGAAACTTATTTAAATGAAATCATTCCTATGATTAAAAAAATTGAAAAACATGGTACAGGACTTTTTGTTACTGACCAATTTGCTGATGATGTTGACACATACCAGATTAGCCAGGAAAAAATCAAGGATTTAAAAGGTAACTTTGATTTTATAGTCATAAATCTCAACAAGAGCCTTATAGATAAAAATGAAGCTGAAAAGGTAAAAATTATCTTGGAAGCATTCCTAAAGGTTAAAAGCGGAGGATTCCTTTTCGTTCCGAAAAATACATATCAGTTAATGTCAAGCGGACGGAAAGGTATCGAAGCACTTATAAAAGTTTTAGATTATAATATAGAACTTCCCCCTTATCACATTAGTGATATGATAATCGCCTCAAAAGGCAGATGATTTCTCTTAAAAAAAAATGAACAGTGACTAAAATGCCATACGAAAGAAGATATAACCTACTGAATTCAAAGTTTAAAGAATTTTTCTTTCCAACACTGCTTGCTGCAATAGCCGGTAATTTTGCAATTCTAGCGGATGCATTTATAATCAGTGCCCTGTTAGGTCCAATGAACCTGTCAGTCATTCAAAGTATGGAACCATTAGTACAATTTATCAATATGGTTTACTGGCTGATTGGATTTGGAGGCACCATACTTGCCACTAGTGAAAAAGCAAATTTCAATGATAAAAAGGCCAATTATATATTTACCATTTCCCTTATTAGCATAATTGCAATCTCAGTGTTAATCATGGTATTGGGTCTGCTGTTTCCGGATGCTTTCCTTCAGATATTATGCAATTCCAGTCAATTAAAGCCATTGGTCTTTGAATATTTTAAATATTATCTTCTGGCAATACCTTTCATCTGCTTTTTCATTGTTTTAGCCTACTTTGCTAAAATCGATGATTTTGTCCAATTGCAGTTCCGGGCGTTTCTCATAGCCAATGTATTAAACGTGATATTTGACGTTGTATTTATACAATATTTCAATATGG
This window harbors:
- a CDS encoding ATP-grasp domain-containing protein gives rise to the protein MKNIIVVECISTGKNFIGDIINRGYNPVVLHLKDSDTEDGKKFGEHVKEEYKLIPYEFDMIYEKDTFEETLEEVRKFNPLLIVPGNERGVVLAAKLTHELGILGNSIENLDAMTLKNKMHNRLAERGLRSIKGKVVHNLDEALEFYDSENLDEVVIKPTYSAGSASVRICENRNEMINSINQLFENVNYYGDEISELLIQERINGTEYIVNTVSHKGIPRVTLVWKYNKVKTSEGAIVYDSCETVNDLSLGEAEMVEYAYKVADALEIQYGPVHGEYMIDEKGPVLIEVNCRPCGGGMSAEFLDRISGQHETDSILDSYLKPKCFYDQMYKRYKLYAHGTLKFFITPKNMNVRSSPIVNIEKKLKAFHESSLINATYPDMFFHKTEDLNTAAGYVFLVNENKDKVNHDLNFLRDVERNAFSLILSDDAKYPELKDDETYLNEIIPMIKKIEKHGTGLFVTDQFADDVDTYQISQEKIKDLKGNFDFIVINLNKSLIDKNEAEKVKIILEAFLKVKSGGFLFVPKNTYQLMSSGRKGIEALIKVLDYNIELPPYHISDMIIASKGR